In the Bacillus sp. 2205SS5-2 genome, one interval contains:
- a CDS encoding GNAT family N-acetyltransferase has product MSIHIRPVQQADAERIYFIMTQEGVMPTIISTPSMRLQDMEKNLNQLGEHQHQFVAESDGIVVGFVGLTRSKGRRNHSASLFLLVDEQKHGIGIGRKLMEKVIDLADNWLMLERLELTVVAGNERAKKLYEHLGFIQEGVHRGTLIQYGTFVDEVSMARIRPGGLITIS; this is encoded by the coding sequence ATGAGTATACATATTCGTCCTGTGCAGCAAGCAGACGCAGAAAGAATTTATTTTATTATGACCCAAGAAGGCGTGATGCCGACGATCATTTCAACGCCGAGCATGCGCTTACAAGACATGGAGAAAAACTTAAATCAATTAGGGGAGCATCAGCATCAGTTTGTTGCGGAAAGTGACGGAATTGTCGTCGGATTTGTCGGTCTTACTCGGAGCAAAGGAAGACGGAACCATAGTGCAAGTTTATTTTTATTAGTGGATGAACAAAAGCATGGAATTGGAATCGGTAGAAAATTAATGGAGAAAGTGATCGATTTAGCAGACAATTGGCTGATGCTCGAACGGTTAGAATTGACGGTTGTAGCGGGAAATGAAAGGGCTAAGAAGCTTTACGAACATCTTGGGTTTATTCAAGAGGGGGTTCATAGAGGAACTTTGATTCAGTATGGTACTTTTGTTGATGAGGTGTCTATGGCCCGAATTAGACCAGGTGGCTTGATAACAATTTCATAG